The genomic DNA AATTTCTCGAAACCGATCATTATGCCGTTTTTCAATCAGATGAGCCATCTCATGCAGGACGATATAATCAATACATCGTTCCGGTTTTTTGATCATCTCCAGATTTATTAGTATTCTTCCGGCCTTCGGGTTACAACTCCCCCATCTGGTCTTCATTTTCCGGACACCAAAGGCTTTGACCGTTACCCCAAGGTCCGTTTCCCATTTTTCTATACGAGCAGCAACTATCTTTTTGAGTTCATCACGATACCATTCGGTGAGGATCTTTTCTCTTCTTTCAGCGGTAGATCCCGGACGGACAAACAGGATCATCCCTTTCGACTTGTGGATCGATATCCCCTGTTTTCCTTTCTCTTCCTGAATTGAGAGAAGATATCGTTTTCCCAGGTAGTAATGACTCTCACGGGAGACATATTTATGATTTATACCGATTTCGTTGGGTGATTGAACTTATTTTTAAGGATTTAAAAGGGGATTACAAACTTGGAAAAATGTTTCTCAGAAATGAGCCAATGGCGTTTATTCACATTTATTCCATGTTACTACGGTTTATTATTAGCAGAGATCTGTTTGCCTGAATTATATCTACGTCTCGAAAAAATGATAAAGGAAAATTTACCCCGATGTTATGGTCAAAAGTATTTTAAGAGAAAGGATTAGAGTTTTTGAGTGTTTTGAATCAAAATTTATTTGGCAAAGGGAACATAAACAAACGATGGGATAAATTAGAGAGATCACTGCGGCACCTTGCAAAATGCCGCAACATAAACGAAACTCTCTCATTGAAATTTTCTGAAATTTTTTAGGTCTTTATCTTCGGATCGATGGTCTAAAGGAGGGTTATGTACTATTAGTTATCGTTAAAATATCAGAAAATACTCGTAATTCTCTCTTTTTTTCTAATGTCTCTTTAAAGTTTCAATAATTGTAGTTTAGACCACGATAATAAGAGATTTGCACGTCGGGGTTAAAGAAATGGATCAGAGAAGTGTCTCTAGATTCAGGATATAATATACAATGTATTACGAATTATTGAAAAATTATGCCTCAAGATCTGGATTAATCTACAAAGCTGTCTTGCATGGAGCTCTATTCTTCTTCGATCTGTTCTTGACTCATTTTTGAATGGAGTGATCAGTACGTGGGAGAAAAGGGATGAAGTATACATTTCACAATCTATATTTATAAGTAAATTCTAACGATTCTTTGATTGGACTTCATATATGAATACTGAGGCCCGGATGGAACTTCTCAAAGGGAAAATCGTTCGTGAGGATTTTTTAAAAGCAAGAGGGCTCGGGAATGAGATCCCCTTTTGGATATTTGATTACCCGCCGGAAGATGAACATTTTGTCAGATATTCGATACGGAAGATTCAGGAAAAACTGACTTCTCGCTCTATTCATTATATGGAGATAGATCTGTATGAATTATGTCTAGAGATCATTGAGAGCAAAATATCATCAGATAAGATCAATGAATTTGAGAAGAATAAAGGGTCGGATAAATTATTAAAAAAATTGCAGATTATTCTGAAACCAGAGAATTTAAAGAATGAGATTCAGCAGAGAGTTGTTTCAGAGGACGCTTTTGAGTTGATATTACTTACCGGGATAGGAAAAGCCTGGCCACTTATAAGGCTCCACTCTATTCTCAACAATCTTCAACCGGTTCTGGGAAATATTCCGTTATTAGCCTTTTACCCCGGTGAGTATACCAATTCGGAGTTGAGTCTTTTCAGGAAATTCAAAGATGCAAATTATTACCGGGCGTTTCGGATGATTGACGAAGGAACTGCATAAAGGGAGATGTAATATGGAGCCGAAGATTCAGGATTTATTTATCAATGATATTACACGAGAGATTAATGGTGTCATCAAGGTCGATCAGGAGGATGATCAGAATGTATTTACTGAACTTGATGAGTATGTGGTCACGAAGGAATCGCTCAAATACATTGATACCTTCTTTCAGCGGTATGCATCAGCTCTTGATTCTCCTACTGATAAGACCGGGGTCTGGATATCAGGTGATTTCGGATCCGGGAAGTCTCACTTTCTGAAGATTCTCTCATACCTTCTTGAGAACCGGAAGGTTTTCGGAAAGAGTGCACTTGAGTTTTTTCAGTCAAAGATCTCTGACTCTGATATTTTAACTACAATAGAGAAGTCTGTCAGGACCGGGACAAAGGATGTTATCCTCTTTAATATTGATTCAAAGTCAGGGGAGACGGGAGAGAGGATTGTCGATATCCTAATGCGGGTATTTAATGAGAAGAGAGGGTATTTTCCTGATGTCTTCTGGATTGCGGAGCTCGAAGAGAGGCTTGAAGAGAAGGGGCTGTATCAGAAGTTTAAGGATGCAATAGCAGAGATCTCAGGAGAACCCTGGGAAGAGGTCAGAACCCGGTATTCTTTTGAGCAGGATGTTATTATTGAAGCCCTGGATCGGTGTTTGTTTCAGAGTAAGGAGTCCTCTGAACGGATGTTTGAATCTGATGGGCAGAATTATATTCTCACGCCGGAGAAGTTTGCACAGAAGGTTAAAACCTATTGTGAGGCTCGGGGGAGAGATCATCAGGTGGTCTTCCTGATTGATGAGATTGGGCAGTATATCGGTGATAACAGCCAGCTGATGCTGAACCTGCAGACGGTAGCTGAGGAACTCGGGACAATCCTTAAGGGAAAGGCATGGATTATCGTTACATCACAGGCTGATATTGAGACTGCCTTAAAGGCGATGAAAGGAAAAGAGGTGAAACAGGACTTTTCCAAAATTCAGGCCAGGTTTGATACCCGTGTCAGTCTTTCCAGTGCAAATGTTGACGAGGTTATCAAGAAGAGGATACTGAAGAAGAAAGAGGAGTATACCGAGATGCTCTCTCTCTTTTATGAGGAGAAGAAGACCATATTAAAGAATCTTATCTCGTTCTCAGGGGGAGCGGAGATGAAGAATTACCGGGATGGTGATGATTTTACCTCGGTGTATCCGTTTGTTCCCTATCAGTTTATCGTCCTGCAGAAGGTGTTTGAGAAGATCCGGACGACCGGGTTTACCGGGAAACATCTGGCCAAGGGTGAGCGGTCCATGCTCAATGCATACAAGGAGGCAGCAGAGCGGTACGGGTCTTCTGATCTTGGAACTTTGGTGCCCTTTTATTCCTTTTATGATACGATAGAGAGTTTTCTTGATCCCATTATTAAGCGGACGATCACCCAGGCGGGGGATAATGAACATCTTGAGGAGTTTGACTGTCTCCTGCTCAAGACGCTCTTTATGATCCGCCATGTACAGGAGTTACCAAAAAATCTTGATAATATTATTGTCCTTTCATTGTCCAGCGTTGATGAGGATAAGTTACAGCTTCGGGAACGGGTTATTGCTTCTTTGAACCGGCTTGAACGGGAGACCCTTATTAGTAAGTCCGGTGATAACTTCTATTTCCTGACGAATGAGGAGCAGGAGATCAACAGGGAGATTAAACAGATTGATATTGACCGTCATCTGATTGTGCAGGAGATCTTTGATCAGGTGTTTACGTCCAATTCCATCTGTCAGAAGTCATATGGCGAGTATAAGTTCAATAAGTCGGTTGATGACAAGGTATCCTCCTCTTCTGATGCAGATCTGACGATCCGGTTTCTG from Methanospirillum hungatei JF-1 includes the following:
- the brxC gene encoding BREX system P-loop protein BrxC codes for the protein MEPKIQDLFINDITREINGVIKVDQEDDQNVFTELDEYVVTKESLKYIDTFFQRYASALDSPTDKTGVWISGDFGSGKSHFLKILSYLLENRKVFGKSALEFFQSKISDSDILTTIEKSVRTGTKDVILFNIDSKSGETGERIVDILMRVFNEKRGYFPDVFWIAELEERLEEKGLYQKFKDAIAEISGEPWEEVRTRYSFEQDVIIEALDRCLFQSKESSERMFESDGQNYILTPEKFAQKVKTYCEARGRDHQVVFLIDEIGQYIGDNSQLMLNLQTVAEELGTILKGKAWIIVTSQADIETALKAMKGKEVKQDFSKIQARFDTRVSLSSANVDEVIKKRILKKKEEYTEMLSLFYEEKKTILKNLISFSGGAEMKNYRDGDDFTSVYPFVPYQFIVLQKVFEKIRTTGFTGKHLAKGERSMLNAYKEAAERYGSSDLGTLVPFYSFYDTIESFLDPIIKRTITQAGDNEHLEEFDCLLLKTLFMIRHVQELPKNLDNIIVLSLSSVDEDKLQLRERVIASLNRLERETLISKSGDNFYFLTNEEQEINREIKQIDIDRHLIVQEIFDQVFTSNSICQKSYGEYKFNKSVDDKVSSSSDADLTIRFLTPLADEYVRGSGQQSLGGENLSNIDSKDTLLFIFPEESGFVGQIQGYLQIEKFLKQTRSNRNDELMKKYLIEKQQEAASLKESSISAIHEGVKDARVFVDGIEVSLSSGSPKELVRDGFERLIKAVYHKSHYVNQEFASDSDVLRVLKSADLTQFGVSTSEVNHLALQEMHDYISVKDEKKVPVVMSELISHFSRKPYGWKVMTISGLLAMLYKGDDIRLRYQRAYLAHNPEDIARYITRKENFDKIVIELKKKTSAEIIQNVKALLRDVYDISALPEKEQEISDLIRSTLDEKKGELAADLARYSEEPRYPGRKRIEPYLTMIKEILSISDPTAFLEKLSEDKDTLADMAHEAGVAVQFFEGNQKDIFKRVLDKIDGYHRNSQFLDDSAQESLQELDRIIKADNPYSDIKKLPQLESVIEGSLAVSRERLQEELKNSADQFKQKIDRKFSYSDEYKESIAPLVRETFDGSVSRALNSNDCSHLKLAASNLSNLYIRACKTTEEKIKKIIENEPDINPVPVRSNHVINSTDFFRTNTVIENEEDLERYLAGIRVKLREILKDKNIEVI
- a CDS encoding SprT-like domain-containing protein, which translates into the protein MGINHKYVSRESHYYLGKRYLLSIQEEKGKQGISIHKSKGMILFVRPGSTAERREKILTEWYRDELKKIVAARIEKWETDLGVTVKAFGVRKMKTRWGSCNPKAGRILINLEMIKKPERCIDYIVLHEMAHLIEKRHNDRFREILTHHMPRWQTYRDELNEAPLGHDEWRE
- a CDS encoding DUF1788 domain-containing protein translates to MNTEARMELLKGKIVREDFLKARGLGNEIPFWIFDYPPEDEHFVRYSIRKIQEKLTSRSIHYMEIDLYELCLEIIESKISSDKINEFEKNKGSDKLLKKLQIILKPENLKNEIQQRVVSEDAFELILLTGIGKAWPLIRLHSILNNLQPVLGNIPLLAFYPGEYTNSELSLFRKFKDANYYRAFRMIDEGTA